A genomic region of Populus nigra chromosome 11, ddPopNigr1.1, whole genome shotgun sequence contains the following coding sequences:
- the LOC133668817 gene encoding protein PARALOG OF AIPP2-like isoform X1 has product MKRSRAIKCDGHNWGTKGMRGPLDETQKKCMESSEVEKGLGKPSMRRKVRTSAESGTCNVCSAPCSSCMHLKLACMGSKGDEFSDETCRVTASSHYSNHDGDGLVSFKSRARDSLQHTTSEASNLLSVSSSHDSLSENAESKVNRKSSDADASAESQMSPKMSSGRAVAEDQFSPKAESFPDQKTFSKNNVDSKSEEGHDDNMSCVSRANDASKVVSYYNKNLDMKNCLHSSALEVEGSGKAPFSHKSGSFETPSNDVDACTSSPKVQTKCLSSNSNGKHLDEDPALHDHGKRFECPTEQVNLSLSKEASASIDCVGNLAAHNIADNNANGKSTLNADSSKVSCKINSKLELEADEDSGDQADEGFKCSDQVERKEKLNESDELADMQEPMLQSASGDESDESEILEHDVKVCDICGDAGREDFLAICSRCTDGAEHIYCMREMLQKLPEGDWLCEECKLAEEAENQKQDAEEKRMNVASTQSSGKRHAEHMELASAPKRQATESSLASPKSCSPSRIAAVSRDTSFKSLDKGKVKIAHQTSFGNRSNIDIPEIARPSVNGPHVQTPKGALLKSKSFNTLNSKMKVKLVDEVPQKHKGARESSLDMKEGAARMMRKSMSFKSASSGRSSTNELKVKTLSSKFSHIQDSRGLKQVKDRDAVDRKKLLRLGRPPGSSMTSSAVVSTPKVDQGFTPRGESVIASSTGNNRELKSAQSNGKLGTLSRSTSNVGCKGADTPVTSVQASSKNGISSNSAEQKLNQISPKDEPSSSSWNAASNATENLQDGLPQSRESSNQGEKARENSLSRLRPTGITGLKNVTCQKCKEICHATENCTVVSPLASGTDVSASRIPREEMSKGRKLKAAIEAVAMLKKPGIYRKKKEIDQSDGLSSSNVDESGEMASQDQLSVLNKMSEGTDEGQANIGASSSEFCKSTITNNVKQLNEHSNDAVCPFKVGSDSIAPYLGKPVHDSAENSVLTKMGSDSTSPYLGKPVHASSSEFCKSTNITNVKQLNEHSKDAVCPFKVGSDSITPYLGKPVHASAEKSVLTKMESDSTVPYSGKLVHASSSEFCKSKNINNVKQHNEHSNEAVCPFKVGSDSIAPYLGKSVHASAEKSVLTKMSAIPEHEYIWQGVFEVHRAEKVIDLYDGIQGHLSTCASPKVLDVVSKFPQKIKLDEVPRISTWPRQFLVTGAKEENIALYFFAKNFESYENYKRLLDNMIKKDLALKGSFEGVEFFIFPSTQLPENSQRWNMLYFLWGVFRGRRSDCSDSFKKLVMPSLNGVPRDKDIPASVMTSSENLCVPECIVKNTSACDSPCSSDVHLAANAPEKPSVSLNGNSDDKVFNSQTNLEKQDGKVDSRSLTKIRGSSTPWCPEARCSSPSLEEVGPPRCSLDVDPKPCTEVTWTNSVSDVKEIQIHEGASCLGEDMPSFKIFGVGSQNSGCRRIFGEDKIVRTFSDKDNIIVERDLNEDNVNIDVETFSGKGPRKRPFLYLSDTAPLISSSMTQKAPWNKADNNNTLVDGESISKKLKTGFSGLYGGSGSRDENSLSGSFTSQTFDLGSSSSVEERSYDKASAEKVILEGLGTSERYFFPVDSDPVKDSRLPAISMPWNSSNDEDRVLDGIPNLELALGAETKSPNKGILPFFGMAEKNHIQNKPPDKVMNKEEDDGVSASLSLSLSFPFPDKEQTVKPVSKTEQLVPERCHVNTSLLLFRGLPDI; this is encoded by the exons ATGAAACGTTCAAGAGCTATAAAATGCGACGGACATAATTGGGGAACCAAAGGCat GCGAGGGCCATTAGACGAAACTCAGAAGAAGTGCATG GAATCATCAGAGGTTGAAAAAGGATTAGGCAAACCTTCCATGAGACGGAAAGTTCGTACCAGCGCTGAGTCTGGGACCTGTAATGTGTGCTCTGCTCCCTGTTCATCTTGTATGCATCTTAAGCTAGCCTGTATGGGATCAAAGGGTGATGAGTTTTCTGATGAAACCTGTCGTGTAACTGCATCAAGTCATTATTCTAATCATGATGGTGATGGTTTAGTCTCGTTTAAAAGTAGAGCACGTGACAGCTTACAGCATACCACCAGTGAAGCAAGCAACCTGCTCAGTGTCAGTTCAAGTCATGATTCTCTGTCTGAAAATGCAGAAAGTAAAGTAAACAGAAAGTCATCTGATGCTGATGCGTCAGCTGAGTCTCAGATGAGTCCGAAGATGTCCTCTGGTAGAGCTGTTGCAGAGGATCAGTTTTCTCCAAAAGCAGAGAGTTTTCCAGATCAGAAAACTTTCTCAAAGAACAATGTGGATTCTAAATCTGAAGAGGGCCATGATGATAACATGTCATGTGTTAGTAGAGCTAATGATGCAAGCAAAGTGGTTAGTTATTATAACAAGAATTTAGACATGAAAAATTGTTTGCACAGTTCAGCTTTAGAAGTGGAAGGATCTGGAAAGGCACCATTTTCTCATAAATCAGGTTCATTTGAGACTCCTTCAAATGATGTTGATGCTTGCACTAGCTCACCAAAGGTCCAGACTAAGTGCCTTTCCTCTAATTCAAATGGTAAACATTTAGATGAAGATCCAGCTTTACATGACCATGGAAAACGGTTTGAATGTCCAACAGAACAAGTCAATCTGTCATTGTCAAAAGAAGCATCAGCTAGTATTGATTGTGTTGGCAACTTGGCTGCACACAACATTGCTGATAACAATGCAAATGGTAAAAGTACCCTCAATGCAGATAGTTCCAAGGTTTCAtgtaaaatcaattcaaaattagaATTAGAGGCAGACGAAGATAGTGGGGACCAAGCAGATGAGGGTTTTAAATGTTCTGACCAAGTTGAACGAAAAGAGAAGTTGAATGAGTCAGATGAGTTAGCAGATATGCAGGAGCCTATGTTGCAATCTGCATCTGGGGATGAGAGTGACGAGTCTGAAATTCTGGAACATGAT GTAAAAGTGTGTGATATTTGCGGGGATGCAGGCCGGGAGGATTTTCTTGCTATATGTAGTAGGTGCACAGATGGTGCAGAACACAT CTATTGTATGCGAGAGATGCTTCAGAAACTTCCTGAAGGTGACTGGTTGTGTGAAGAATGCAAGTTGGCTGAGGAAGCTGAAAATCAAAAGCAAG ATGCTGAGGAAAAAAGGATGAATGTAGCAAGTACTCAGAGCTCTGGCAAGAGACATGCAGAACATATGGAGCTGGCTTCAGCACCCAAAAGGCAGGCAACTGAATCAAGTTTGGCATCACCCAAGTCATGCAGTCCTAGCAGAATAGCTGCAGTGTCTCGGGATACTTCATTCAAGAGCTTAGATAAGGGAAAAGTAAAGATTGCTCATCAAACATCTTTTGGCAATCGCTCCAATATTGATATTCCGGAAATTGCGCGCCCTTCTGTGAATGGTCCACATGTTCAAACCCCTAAGG GGGCCTTATTGAAGTCCAAGTCGTTCAACACCTTAAATTCCAAAATGAAAGTGAAACTTGTCGATGAAGTTCCTCAAAAGCATAAGGGCGCTAGAGAGAGTTCTCTTGATATGAAGGAGGGGGCTGCTAGAATGATGAGGAAAAGTATGTCATTTAAATCTGCGAGCTCAGGCCGATCCAGCACTAATGAGTTGAAAGTTAAAACGCTTTCATCCAAATTCTCTCACATTCAAGATTCAAGAGGATTGAAACAAGTGAAAGACCGGGATGCtgttgatagaaaaaaattgttgagaTTGGGTCGCCCTCCAGGTAGTTCAATGACAAGTAGTGCTGTTGTTTCAACACCTAAGGTCGATCAAGGGTTCACTCCTCGTGGTGAAAGTGTCATAGCATCATCCACAGGCAACAACAGAGAGTTGAAGTCCGCACAATCTAATGGAAAATTGGGTACCCTATCAAGATCAACTAGCAATGTAGGTTGTAAAGGTGCAGATACTCCAGTTACTTCAG TTCAAGCCTCATCTAAAAATGGAATAAGCAGTAATTCTGCGGAACAAAAATTGAACCAAATTAGCCCCAAGGATGAACCCTCATCCAGTTCTTGGAATGCTGCCAGTAATGCTACTGAAAATTTGCAAGATGGCCTACCTCAATCACGGGAATCATCAAATCAAGGTGAAAAGGCTAGGGAAAATTCTCTCAGTCGCTTGAGACCTACTGGTATCACTGGGTTGAAAAATGTCACTTGTCAAAAGTGCAAGGAAATTTGTCATGCTACAGAAAATTGCACTGTTGTTAGTCCTTTGGCTTCTGGTACTGACGTATCTGCTTCTAGAATTCCTAGAGAGGAGATGAGCAAAGGTAGAAAATTGAAAGCTGCAATTGAGGCTGTTGCTATGCTTAAGAAGCCTGGAATAtacagaaagaagaaagaaattgatcAATCCGATGGGTTGTCCTCATCAAATGTGGATGAAAGTGGCGAGATGGCTTCTCAAGATCAGCTCTCAGTTTTAAATAAGATGAGTGAAGGAACAGATGAAGGGCAAGCAAATATCGGTGCTTCTTCCTCTGAGTTTTGCAAATCGACAATTACTAATAATGTGAAGCAGCTTAATGAGCACTCCAATGATGCTGTTTGTCCTTTCAAGGTGGGGTCAGATTCTATCGCCCCTTATTTGGGAAAGCCTGTTCATGATTCAGCAGAAAACTCTGTCCTTACAAAGATGGGGTCAGACTCGACTTCCCCTTACTTGGGAAAGCCTGTTCATGCTTCTTCCTCTGAGTTCTGCAAATCAACAAATATTACTAATGTGAAGCAGCTGAATGAGCACTCCAAAGATGCTGTTTGTCCTTTCAAGGTGGGGTCAGATTCTATCACCCCTTATTTGGGAAAGCCTGTTCATGCTTCAGCAGAAAAGTCTGTCCTTACAAAGATGGAGTCAGATTCTACTGTCCCTTACTCGGGAAAGCTTGTTCATGCTTCTTCCTCTGAGTTCtgcaaatcaaaaaatattaataatgtgAAGCAGCATAATGAGCACTCCAATGAAGCTGTTTGTCCTTTCAAGGTGGGGTCAGATTCCATTGCCCCTTATTTGGGAAAGTCTGTTCATGCTTCAGCAGAGAAGTCTGTCCTTACAAAGATGTCAGCTATCCCAGAGCATGAATATATCTGGCA GGGGGTGTTTGAAGTGCATAGAGCTGAAAAGGTTATTGACTTATATGATGGAATTCAAGGACATCTATCTACTTGTGCATCTCCTAAAGTCCTTGATGTGGTTAGCAAATTCCCCCAGAAAATTAAGTTGGATGAAGTACCTCGCATAAGCACATGGCCGAGACAATTCCTTGTCACTGGTGCCAAAGAGGAAAATATTGCTCTTTACTTCTTTGCAAAGAATTTTGAAAG TTATGAGAACTACAAGAGATTGTTAGACAACATGATTAAAAAGGATTTGGCCCTCAAAGGATCATTTGAAGGTGTTGAATTCTTCATATTCCCATCCACACAGCTTCCAGAGAACTCACAGC GCTGGAACATGTTATATTTCTTGTGGGGAGTGTTCAGGGGAAGGAGATCTGATTGTTCAGATTCATTCAAGAAGTTAGTTATGCCCAGTTTGAATGGGGTGCCCAGGGACAAAGACATTCCCGCTTCTGTCATGACTTCATCTGAGAATCTCTGTGTGCCTGAATGTATAGTTAAAAATACATCTGCATGTGACAGTCCATGTTCTTCTGATGTGCATCTTGCAGCAAATGCTCCTGAGAAACCAAGTGTTTCCTTAAATGGGAACTCTGATGACAAAGTATTTAATTCACAAACCAACCTAGAGAAGCAAGATGGTAAAGTTGACTCCAGATCGTTGACAAAGATTCGAGGAAGCAGTACCCCATGGTGCCCAGAAGCTAGATGCAGCAGTCCTTCcctg GAAGAAGTTGGTCCTCCTAGGTGCAGTCTGGATGTGGACCCGAAACCCTGTACTGAGGTAACTTGGACTAATTCTGTCTCTGATGTGAAGGAGATACAAATTCATGAAGGTGCTTCATGTCTTGGAGAAGATATGCCATCCTTCAAGATTTTTGGTGTTGGTAGTCAAAATTCAGGCTGCAGGAGGATTTTTGGTGAGGATAAAATAGTTAGAACATTCAGTGACAAAGATAATATTATAGTTGAAAGGGACTTGAATGAAGATAACGTGAATATAGATGTGGAGACTTTCTCAGGGAAAGGTCCAAGGAAACGACCATTTTTGTATTTGTCAGATACTGCACCTCTGATTTCGAGTAGCATGACTCAAAAGGCTCCGTGGAACAAGGCAGATAATAATAATACGTTGGTGGATGGAGAGAGCATCAGTAAGAAGCTGAAGACGGGTTTTAGTGGGCTATATGGGGGTAGTGGTTCAAGAGATGAAAATTCTTTGAGCGGTAGTTTTACTTCACAGACATTTGATTTGGGTTCCAGCTCCTCCGTTGAGGAGAGGAGCTATGACAAAGCATCTGCTGAAAAGGTTATCTTGGAGGGCCTGGGAACTAGTGAAAGGTACTTCTTTCCCGTGGATTCAGATCCTGTCAAGGATAGTCGGTTGCCTGCTATCTCCATGCCCTGGAACTCATCAAATGATGAGGATCGAGTTCTTGATGGGATTCCAAATCTTGAGCTTGCCTTGGGAGCTGAGACGAAATCCCCAAACAAGGGAATCCTGCCTTTCTTTGGAATGgctgaaaaaaatcatatccagAACAAGCCTCCAGACAAGGTAATGAACaaggaagaagatgatggtGTCTCTGCTTccctttccctctctctctcattccCATTCCCGGACAAGGAACAAACTGTAAAACCTGTTTCAAAAACTGAGCAACTTGTGCCTGAAAGGTGTCATGTGAATACTTCACTGCTCCTCTTTAGGGGCCTTCCAGATATATAG
- the LOC133668817 gene encoding protein PARALOG OF AIPP2-like isoform X2 has protein sequence MESSEVEKGLGKPSMRRKVRTSAESGTCNVCSAPCSSCMHLKLACMGSKGDEFSDETCRVTASSHYSNHDGDGLVSFKSRARDSLQHTTSEASNLLSVSSSHDSLSENAESKVNRKSSDADASAESQMSPKMSSGRAVAEDQFSPKAESFPDQKTFSKNNVDSKSEEGHDDNMSCVSRANDASKVVSYYNKNLDMKNCLHSSALEVEGSGKAPFSHKSGSFETPSNDVDACTSSPKVQTKCLSSNSNGKHLDEDPALHDHGKRFECPTEQVNLSLSKEASASIDCVGNLAAHNIADNNANGKSTLNADSSKVSCKINSKLELEADEDSGDQADEGFKCSDQVERKEKLNESDELADMQEPMLQSASGDESDESEILEHDVKVCDICGDAGREDFLAICSRCTDGAEHIYCMREMLQKLPEGDWLCEECKLAEEAENQKQDAEEKRMNVASTQSSGKRHAEHMELASAPKRQATESSLASPKSCSPSRIAAVSRDTSFKSLDKGKVKIAHQTSFGNRSNIDIPEIARPSVNGPHVQTPKGALLKSKSFNTLNSKMKVKLVDEVPQKHKGARESSLDMKEGAARMMRKSMSFKSASSGRSSTNELKVKTLSSKFSHIQDSRGLKQVKDRDAVDRKKLLRLGRPPGSSMTSSAVVSTPKVDQGFTPRGESVIASSTGNNRELKSAQSNGKLGTLSRSTSNVGCKGADTPVTSVQASSKNGISSNSAEQKLNQISPKDEPSSSSWNAASNATENLQDGLPQSRESSNQGEKARENSLSRLRPTGITGLKNVTCQKCKEICHATENCTVVSPLASGTDVSASRIPREEMSKGRKLKAAIEAVAMLKKPGIYRKKKEIDQSDGLSSSNVDESGEMASQDQLSVLNKMSEGTDEGQANIGASSSEFCKSTITNNVKQLNEHSNDAVCPFKVGSDSIAPYLGKPVHDSAENSVLTKMGSDSTSPYLGKPVHASSSEFCKSTNITNVKQLNEHSKDAVCPFKVGSDSITPYLGKPVHASAEKSVLTKMESDSTVPYSGKLVHASSSEFCKSKNINNVKQHNEHSNEAVCPFKVGSDSIAPYLGKSVHASAEKSVLTKMSAIPEHEYIWQGVFEVHRAEKVIDLYDGIQGHLSTCASPKVLDVVSKFPQKIKLDEVPRISTWPRQFLVTGAKEENIALYFFAKNFESYENYKRLLDNMIKKDLALKGSFEGVEFFIFPSTQLPENSQRWNMLYFLWGVFRGRRSDCSDSFKKLVMPSLNGVPRDKDIPASVMTSSENLCVPECIVKNTSACDSPCSSDVHLAANAPEKPSVSLNGNSDDKVFNSQTNLEKQDGKVDSRSLTKIRGSSTPWCPEARCSSPSLEEVGPPRCSLDVDPKPCTEVTWTNSVSDVKEIQIHEGASCLGEDMPSFKIFGVGSQNSGCRRIFGEDKIVRTFSDKDNIIVERDLNEDNVNIDVETFSGKGPRKRPFLYLSDTAPLISSSMTQKAPWNKADNNNTLVDGESISKKLKTGFSGLYGGSGSRDENSLSGSFTSQTFDLGSSSSVEERSYDKASAEKVILEGLGTSERYFFPVDSDPVKDSRLPAISMPWNSSNDEDRVLDGIPNLELALGAETKSPNKGILPFFGMAEKNHIQNKPPDKVMNKEEDDGVSASLSLSLSFPFPDKEQTVKPVSKTEQLVPERCHVNTSLLLFRGLPDI, from the exons ATG GAATCATCAGAGGTTGAAAAAGGATTAGGCAAACCTTCCATGAGACGGAAAGTTCGTACCAGCGCTGAGTCTGGGACCTGTAATGTGTGCTCTGCTCCCTGTTCATCTTGTATGCATCTTAAGCTAGCCTGTATGGGATCAAAGGGTGATGAGTTTTCTGATGAAACCTGTCGTGTAACTGCATCAAGTCATTATTCTAATCATGATGGTGATGGTTTAGTCTCGTTTAAAAGTAGAGCACGTGACAGCTTACAGCATACCACCAGTGAAGCAAGCAACCTGCTCAGTGTCAGTTCAAGTCATGATTCTCTGTCTGAAAATGCAGAAAGTAAAGTAAACAGAAAGTCATCTGATGCTGATGCGTCAGCTGAGTCTCAGATGAGTCCGAAGATGTCCTCTGGTAGAGCTGTTGCAGAGGATCAGTTTTCTCCAAAAGCAGAGAGTTTTCCAGATCAGAAAACTTTCTCAAAGAACAATGTGGATTCTAAATCTGAAGAGGGCCATGATGATAACATGTCATGTGTTAGTAGAGCTAATGATGCAAGCAAAGTGGTTAGTTATTATAACAAGAATTTAGACATGAAAAATTGTTTGCACAGTTCAGCTTTAGAAGTGGAAGGATCTGGAAAGGCACCATTTTCTCATAAATCAGGTTCATTTGAGACTCCTTCAAATGATGTTGATGCTTGCACTAGCTCACCAAAGGTCCAGACTAAGTGCCTTTCCTCTAATTCAAATGGTAAACATTTAGATGAAGATCCAGCTTTACATGACCATGGAAAACGGTTTGAATGTCCAACAGAACAAGTCAATCTGTCATTGTCAAAAGAAGCATCAGCTAGTATTGATTGTGTTGGCAACTTGGCTGCACACAACATTGCTGATAACAATGCAAATGGTAAAAGTACCCTCAATGCAGATAGTTCCAAGGTTTCAtgtaaaatcaattcaaaattagaATTAGAGGCAGACGAAGATAGTGGGGACCAAGCAGATGAGGGTTTTAAATGTTCTGACCAAGTTGAACGAAAAGAGAAGTTGAATGAGTCAGATGAGTTAGCAGATATGCAGGAGCCTATGTTGCAATCTGCATCTGGGGATGAGAGTGACGAGTCTGAAATTCTGGAACATGAT GTAAAAGTGTGTGATATTTGCGGGGATGCAGGCCGGGAGGATTTTCTTGCTATATGTAGTAGGTGCACAGATGGTGCAGAACACAT CTATTGTATGCGAGAGATGCTTCAGAAACTTCCTGAAGGTGACTGGTTGTGTGAAGAATGCAAGTTGGCTGAGGAAGCTGAAAATCAAAAGCAAG ATGCTGAGGAAAAAAGGATGAATGTAGCAAGTACTCAGAGCTCTGGCAAGAGACATGCAGAACATATGGAGCTGGCTTCAGCACCCAAAAGGCAGGCAACTGAATCAAGTTTGGCATCACCCAAGTCATGCAGTCCTAGCAGAATAGCTGCAGTGTCTCGGGATACTTCATTCAAGAGCTTAGATAAGGGAAAAGTAAAGATTGCTCATCAAACATCTTTTGGCAATCGCTCCAATATTGATATTCCGGAAATTGCGCGCCCTTCTGTGAATGGTCCACATGTTCAAACCCCTAAGG GGGCCTTATTGAAGTCCAAGTCGTTCAACACCTTAAATTCCAAAATGAAAGTGAAACTTGTCGATGAAGTTCCTCAAAAGCATAAGGGCGCTAGAGAGAGTTCTCTTGATATGAAGGAGGGGGCTGCTAGAATGATGAGGAAAAGTATGTCATTTAAATCTGCGAGCTCAGGCCGATCCAGCACTAATGAGTTGAAAGTTAAAACGCTTTCATCCAAATTCTCTCACATTCAAGATTCAAGAGGATTGAAACAAGTGAAAGACCGGGATGCtgttgatagaaaaaaattgttgagaTTGGGTCGCCCTCCAGGTAGTTCAATGACAAGTAGTGCTGTTGTTTCAACACCTAAGGTCGATCAAGGGTTCACTCCTCGTGGTGAAAGTGTCATAGCATCATCCACAGGCAACAACAGAGAGTTGAAGTCCGCACAATCTAATGGAAAATTGGGTACCCTATCAAGATCAACTAGCAATGTAGGTTGTAAAGGTGCAGATACTCCAGTTACTTCAG TTCAAGCCTCATCTAAAAATGGAATAAGCAGTAATTCTGCGGAACAAAAATTGAACCAAATTAGCCCCAAGGATGAACCCTCATCCAGTTCTTGGAATGCTGCCAGTAATGCTACTGAAAATTTGCAAGATGGCCTACCTCAATCACGGGAATCATCAAATCAAGGTGAAAAGGCTAGGGAAAATTCTCTCAGTCGCTTGAGACCTACTGGTATCACTGGGTTGAAAAATGTCACTTGTCAAAAGTGCAAGGAAATTTGTCATGCTACAGAAAATTGCACTGTTGTTAGTCCTTTGGCTTCTGGTACTGACGTATCTGCTTCTAGAATTCCTAGAGAGGAGATGAGCAAAGGTAGAAAATTGAAAGCTGCAATTGAGGCTGTTGCTATGCTTAAGAAGCCTGGAATAtacagaaagaagaaagaaattgatcAATCCGATGGGTTGTCCTCATCAAATGTGGATGAAAGTGGCGAGATGGCTTCTCAAGATCAGCTCTCAGTTTTAAATAAGATGAGTGAAGGAACAGATGAAGGGCAAGCAAATATCGGTGCTTCTTCCTCTGAGTTTTGCAAATCGACAATTACTAATAATGTGAAGCAGCTTAATGAGCACTCCAATGATGCTGTTTGTCCTTTCAAGGTGGGGTCAGATTCTATCGCCCCTTATTTGGGAAAGCCTGTTCATGATTCAGCAGAAAACTCTGTCCTTACAAAGATGGGGTCAGACTCGACTTCCCCTTACTTGGGAAAGCCTGTTCATGCTTCTTCCTCTGAGTTCTGCAAATCAACAAATATTACTAATGTGAAGCAGCTGAATGAGCACTCCAAAGATGCTGTTTGTCCTTTCAAGGTGGGGTCAGATTCTATCACCCCTTATTTGGGAAAGCCTGTTCATGCTTCAGCAGAAAAGTCTGTCCTTACAAAGATGGAGTCAGATTCTACTGTCCCTTACTCGGGAAAGCTTGTTCATGCTTCTTCCTCTGAGTTCtgcaaatcaaaaaatattaataatgtgAAGCAGCATAATGAGCACTCCAATGAAGCTGTTTGTCCTTTCAAGGTGGGGTCAGATTCCATTGCCCCTTATTTGGGAAAGTCTGTTCATGCTTCAGCAGAGAAGTCTGTCCTTACAAAGATGTCAGCTATCCCAGAGCATGAATATATCTGGCA GGGGGTGTTTGAAGTGCATAGAGCTGAAAAGGTTATTGACTTATATGATGGAATTCAAGGACATCTATCTACTTGTGCATCTCCTAAAGTCCTTGATGTGGTTAGCAAATTCCCCCAGAAAATTAAGTTGGATGAAGTACCTCGCATAAGCACATGGCCGAGACAATTCCTTGTCACTGGTGCCAAAGAGGAAAATATTGCTCTTTACTTCTTTGCAAAGAATTTTGAAAG TTATGAGAACTACAAGAGATTGTTAGACAACATGATTAAAAAGGATTTGGCCCTCAAAGGATCATTTGAAGGTGTTGAATTCTTCATATTCCCATCCACACAGCTTCCAGAGAACTCACAGC GCTGGAACATGTTATATTTCTTGTGGGGAGTGTTCAGGGGAAGGAGATCTGATTGTTCAGATTCATTCAAGAAGTTAGTTATGCCCAGTTTGAATGGGGTGCCCAGGGACAAAGACATTCCCGCTTCTGTCATGACTTCATCTGAGAATCTCTGTGTGCCTGAATGTATAGTTAAAAATACATCTGCATGTGACAGTCCATGTTCTTCTGATGTGCATCTTGCAGCAAATGCTCCTGAGAAACCAAGTGTTTCCTTAAATGGGAACTCTGATGACAAAGTATTTAATTCACAAACCAACCTAGAGAAGCAAGATGGTAAAGTTGACTCCAGATCGTTGACAAAGATTCGAGGAAGCAGTACCCCATGGTGCCCAGAAGCTAGATGCAGCAGTCCTTCcctg GAAGAAGTTGGTCCTCCTAGGTGCAGTCTGGATGTGGACCCGAAACCCTGTACTGAGGTAACTTGGACTAATTCTGTCTCTGATGTGAAGGAGATACAAATTCATGAAGGTGCTTCATGTCTTGGAGAAGATATGCCATCCTTCAAGATTTTTGGTGTTGGTAGTCAAAATTCAGGCTGCAGGAGGATTTTTGGTGAGGATAAAATAGTTAGAACATTCAGTGACAAAGATAATATTATAGTTGAAAGGGACTTGAATGAAGATAACGTGAATATAGATGTGGAGACTTTCTCAGGGAAAGGTCCAAGGAAACGACCATTTTTGTATTTGTCAGATACTGCACCTCTGATTTCGAGTAGCATGACTCAAAAGGCTCCGTGGAACAAGGCAGATAATAATAATACGTTGGTGGATGGAGAGAGCATCAGTAAGAAGCTGAAGACGGGTTTTAGTGGGCTATATGGGGGTAGTGGTTCAAGAGATGAAAATTCTTTGAGCGGTAGTTTTACTTCACAGACATTTGATTTGGGTTCCAGCTCCTCCGTTGAGGAGAGGAGCTATGACAAAGCATCTGCTGAAAAGGTTATCTTGGAGGGCCTGGGAACTAGTGAAAGGTACTTCTTTCCCGTGGATTCAGATCCTGTCAAGGATAGTCGGTTGCCTGCTATCTCCATGCCCTGGAACTCATCAAATGATGAGGATCGAGTTCTTGATGGGATTCCAAATCTTGAGCTTGCCTTGGGAGCTGAGACGAAATCCCCAAACAAGGGAATCCTGCCTTTCTTTGGAATGgctgaaaaaaatcatatccagAACAAGCCTCCAGACAAGGTAATGAACaaggaagaagatgatggtGTCTCTGCTTccctttccctctctctctcattccCATTCCCGGACAAGGAACAAACTGTAAAACCTGTTTCAAAAACTGAGCAACTTGTGCCTGAAAGGTGTCATGTGAATACTTCACTGCTCCTCTTTAGGGGCCTTCCAGATATATAG